Proteins encoded by one window of Hylaeus volcanicus isolate JK05 chromosome 7, UHH_iyHylVolc1.0_haploid, whole genome shotgun sequence:
- the LOC128879306 gene encoding ribosomal protein S6 kinase alpha-5-like isoform X2, translated as MENVMQPPLPPPPPPSEILGNTSTEQTVTHVLTFVNLEDSGGQRVDMTHFDLLKVLGTGAYGKVFLVRKRTGTDAGRLYAMKVLKKASIVQKKKTTEHTKTERQVLEAVRDSPFLVTLHYAFQTDAKLHLILDYVSGGELFTHLYQREHFTEDEVRIYIGEVILALEHLHKLGIIYRDIKLENILLDREGHIVLTDFGLSKEFLPHERDSNARAYSFCGTIEYMAPEVVRGGSAGHDIAVDWWSVGVLTYELLTGASPFTVEGEKNTQQDISRRILKTDPPIPSHLSPTVRDFILRLLVKDPRQRLGGGPDDARELKDHPFFRKAPAPFSWPTLERREIPPPFVPRITHELDTSNFSDEFTKMIAADSPAVVPPNYDKIFRGYSYVAPSVLFCDNVVSKDIFKEAAKASTESQRPSASDVLAARFDESTFFQTYELDPREEALGDGSFSVCRKCRHRKTQQEYAVKIVSRRIDCGREATLLRTCQGHPNVVKLIEVHQDRAHTYLVMELLSGGELLRRPRPFTEQQASRIMRHLASAVRFMHLRGVVHRDLKPENIVFTNDGEDSSVKIVDFGFARVKRNCEPLHTPCFTLPYAAPEVVARQGYDQSCDLWSLGAILYSMLSGKPLFRTGSPDLATRIRAGEIDFDGEAWSHVSSLAKQVAKGLLTVDPTKRLTASGLANHAWLAESSTSIDVITLDVNTTASFLEKPEGFRLREVDGARLAQRRKLHKRSTSSSVSSSASTASSSPSVLLLRPPSAATNPATSASPAQPSAFDFGEDKVNEYLSSLSSSSDSNSPRIMQETPKKRRKRDEDDTDSQTKRHKRNLDSGVHKSRTGPVTRARKRKLEEQTGNSEDGSTESSGTSCSDSRDLHRKQKAGKRPKRLATIIVE; from the exons TAAACCTGGAAGACAGTGGAGGTCAGAGGGTAGACATGACGCACTTCGATTTGCTGAAAGTCCTTGGAACCGGAG CTTACGGAAAGGTGTTCCTGGTGCGAAAGAGAACAGGCACCGACGCTGGCCGTCTTTACGCCATGAAAGTCCTGAAGAAAGCGTCCATCGTccaaaagaagaagacgacggAGCACACGAAGACGGAGAGACAAGTTCTGGAGGCCGTTCGGGACAGTCCTTTTTTAGTTACGTTGCATTACGCCTTTCAGACGGACGCGAAGCTCCATTTGATTTTAG ATTATGTCAGCGGCGGGGAGCTGTTTACGCATTTGTATCAACGGGAACACTTCACCGAGGACGAAGTGCGAATTTATATCGGAGAAGTTATTTTGGCGCTAGAGCATCTGCACAAA CTCGGGATTATTTACAGGGAcattaaattagaaaacattctGTTGGACAGAGAAGGGCATATCGTGTTAACAGATTTCGGGCTGAGTAAAGAGTTCCTGCCGCACGAACGGGACAGCAACGCTCGTGCTTACTCCTTTTGCGGAACTATCGAGTACATGGCACCGGAAGTGGTACGAGGGGGCTCCGCGGGCCACGATATT GCGGTGGACTGGTGGAGCGTGGGCGTGCTGACGTACGAGTTGCTGACCGGCGCGTCTCCTTTTACGGTCGAGGGAGAGAAGAACACCCAGCAGGACATCTCGCGAAGAATACTGAAAACGGACCCGCCGATCCCCAGCCACCTGAGCCCCACCGTTCGGGACTTCATCCTGCGGCTCCTGGTGAAGGACCCTCGCCAGAGGCTGGGCGGCGGCCCGGACGACGCCCGAGAGCTGAAGGATCACCCGTTCTTCAGGAAGGCACCGGCTCCGTTCAGCTGGCCAACCCTGGAGAGACGAGAGATCCCCCCGCCCTTCGTTCCTCGCATCACCCACGAGCTGGACACCAGCAACTTCTCCGACGAGTTCACGAAAATGATAGCCGCGGACAGTCCGGCGGTTGTTCCCCCCAACTACGACAAGATCTTCCGAGGGTATTCGTACGTGGCGCCGTCCGTTCTCTTCTGTGACAACGTGGTCAGCAAGGACATATTCAAGGAAGCCGCCAAAGCCAGCACGGAGTCCCAGCGACCGTCTGCATCGGACGTGCTGGCCGCGAGATTTGACGAGTCCACCTTCTTTCAGACCTACGAGCTGGACCCGCGCGAGGAAGCCCTCGGCGATGGTAGCTTCTCCGTCTGTCGCAAGTGCAGACACAGGAAAACGCAGCAGGAGTACGCCGTGAAGATCGTCAGTCGCAGGATCGACTGCGGACGGGAGGCCACTCTGTTGAGAACCTGCCAAGGTCATCCGAACGTGGTGAAGCTGATCGAGGTCCACCAGGACAGGGCGCACACTTACCTGGTGATGGAGCTGTTGTCGGGCGGCGAGTTGCTGCGCAGGCCGCGACCCTTCACCGAGCAGCAGGCCAGCAGAATTATGCGCCATTTGGCGTCCGCCGTGCGGTTCATGCACTTGCGCGGCGTGGTGCACAGAGACCTCAAGCCGGAGAACATAGTGTTCACCAACGACGGCGAGGACTCCTCGGTGAAGATCGTGGACTTTGGATTCGCCAGGGTGAAACGTAACTGCGAGCCTCTGCACACGCCCTGCTTCACGCTGCCGTACGCGGCGCCCGAAGTGGTGGCCAGGCAGGGTTACGACCAGAGCTGCGACCTCTGGAGCCTCGGGGCTATCCTCTACTCCATGCTCTCGGGGAAACCCCTGTTCAGAACCGGCTCCCCGGACCTGGCCACCAGGATCAGAGCAGGGGAGATCGACTTCGACGGCGAGGCGTGGAGCCACGTGTCCAGCCTCGCCAAGCAGGTCGCCAAGGGTCTGCTGACCGTCGACCCTACCAAAAGACTGACAGCGAGCGGGCTAGCCAATCACGCGTGGCTAGCCGAATCCAGTACTTCCATTGACGTAATCACGTTGGACGTCAACACGACGGCCAGCTTCCTGGAGAAGCCGGAGGGCTTCAGGCTGCGCGAGGTGGACGGCGCGCGGCTGGCTCAGAGGAGGAAGCTCCACAAACGTTCCACTTCCAGTTCCGTGTCGTCCTCCGCGTCCACCGCGTCCTCCAGTCCCTCCGTGTTGCTCCTACGACCGCCTAGCGCAGCGACGAACCCCGCCACCTCCGCCTCGCCGGCCCAGCCAAGCGCCTTCGACTTCGGCGAGGACAAGGTGAACGAATACCTCAGCTCCCTGTCGTCCTCCTCGGACTCGAACTCGCCGAGGATCATGCAGGAGACCCCTAAAAAGCGGCGCAAGCGCGACGAAGACGACACCGATTCCCAAACCAAGCGTCACAAGAGGAACCTGGACAGCGGTGTTCACAAGAGTAGAACGGGACCTGTGACCAGGGCCAGGAAGCGGAAACTGGAGGAGCAGACCGGGAATAGCGAGGATGGCTCGACAGAGTCGAGCGGCACGTCGTGTAGCGACTCCAGGGACCTTCACCGAAAACAGAAGGCTGGAAAGCGGCCCAAACGACTCGCCACTATCATCGTGGAGTAG
- the LOC128879306 gene encoding ribosomal protein S6 kinase alpha-5-like isoform X1, with product MVRRSVADRDMLKCRTSPTTMKNPEHESGYFEDGSDVEAAVEETIVTEERKHGSEVCYCLAKAIHSLDVRDSGEPVSDDYEDRFNRVNLEDSGGQRVDMTHFDLLKVLGTGAYGKVFLVRKRTGTDAGRLYAMKVLKKASIVQKKKTTEHTKTERQVLEAVRDSPFLVTLHYAFQTDAKLHLILDYVSGGELFTHLYQREHFTEDEVRIYIGEVILALEHLHKLGIIYRDIKLENILLDREGHIVLTDFGLSKEFLPHERDSNARAYSFCGTIEYMAPEVVRGGSAGHDIAVDWWSVGVLTYELLTGASPFTVEGEKNTQQDISRRILKTDPPIPSHLSPTVRDFILRLLVKDPRQRLGGGPDDARELKDHPFFRKAPAPFSWPTLERREIPPPFVPRITHELDTSNFSDEFTKMIAADSPAVVPPNYDKIFRGYSYVAPSVLFCDNVVSKDIFKEAAKASTESQRPSASDVLAARFDESTFFQTYELDPREEALGDGSFSVCRKCRHRKTQQEYAVKIVSRRIDCGREATLLRTCQGHPNVVKLIEVHQDRAHTYLVMELLSGGELLRRPRPFTEQQASRIMRHLASAVRFMHLRGVVHRDLKPENIVFTNDGEDSSVKIVDFGFARVKRNCEPLHTPCFTLPYAAPEVVARQGYDQSCDLWSLGAILYSMLSGKPLFRTGSPDLATRIRAGEIDFDGEAWSHVSSLAKQVAKGLLTVDPTKRLTASGLANHAWLAESSTSIDVITLDVNTTASFLEKPEGFRLREVDGARLAQRRKLHKRSTSSSVSSSASTASSSPSVLLLRPPSAATNPATSASPAQPSAFDFGEDKVNEYLSSLSSSSDSNSPRIMQETPKKRRKRDEDDTDSQTKRHKRNLDSGVHKSRTGPVTRARKRKLEEQTGNSEDGSTESSGTSCSDSRDLHRKQKAGKRPKRLATIIVE from the exons TAAACCTGGAAGACAGTGGAGGTCAGAGGGTAGACATGACGCACTTCGATTTGCTGAAAGTCCTTGGAACCGGAG CTTACGGAAAGGTGTTCCTGGTGCGAAAGAGAACAGGCACCGACGCTGGCCGTCTTTACGCCATGAAAGTCCTGAAGAAAGCGTCCATCGTccaaaagaagaagacgacggAGCACACGAAGACGGAGAGACAAGTTCTGGAGGCCGTTCGGGACAGTCCTTTTTTAGTTACGTTGCATTACGCCTTTCAGACGGACGCGAAGCTCCATTTGATTTTAG ATTATGTCAGCGGCGGGGAGCTGTTTACGCATTTGTATCAACGGGAACACTTCACCGAGGACGAAGTGCGAATTTATATCGGAGAAGTTATTTTGGCGCTAGAGCATCTGCACAAA CTCGGGATTATTTACAGGGAcattaaattagaaaacattctGTTGGACAGAGAAGGGCATATCGTGTTAACAGATTTCGGGCTGAGTAAAGAGTTCCTGCCGCACGAACGGGACAGCAACGCTCGTGCTTACTCCTTTTGCGGAACTATCGAGTACATGGCACCGGAAGTGGTACGAGGGGGCTCCGCGGGCCACGATATT GCGGTGGACTGGTGGAGCGTGGGCGTGCTGACGTACGAGTTGCTGACCGGCGCGTCTCCTTTTACGGTCGAGGGAGAGAAGAACACCCAGCAGGACATCTCGCGAAGAATACTGAAAACGGACCCGCCGATCCCCAGCCACCTGAGCCCCACCGTTCGGGACTTCATCCTGCGGCTCCTGGTGAAGGACCCTCGCCAGAGGCTGGGCGGCGGCCCGGACGACGCCCGAGAGCTGAAGGATCACCCGTTCTTCAGGAAGGCACCGGCTCCGTTCAGCTGGCCAACCCTGGAGAGACGAGAGATCCCCCCGCCCTTCGTTCCTCGCATCACCCACGAGCTGGACACCAGCAACTTCTCCGACGAGTTCACGAAAATGATAGCCGCGGACAGTCCGGCGGTTGTTCCCCCCAACTACGACAAGATCTTCCGAGGGTATTCGTACGTGGCGCCGTCCGTTCTCTTCTGTGACAACGTGGTCAGCAAGGACATATTCAAGGAAGCCGCCAAAGCCAGCACGGAGTCCCAGCGACCGTCTGCATCGGACGTGCTGGCCGCGAGATTTGACGAGTCCACCTTCTTTCAGACCTACGAGCTGGACCCGCGCGAGGAAGCCCTCGGCGATGGTAGCTTCTCCGTCTGTCGCAAGTGCAGACACAGGAAAACGCAGCAGGAGTACGCCGTGAAGATCGTCAGTCGCAGGATCGACTGCGGACGGGAGGCCACTCTGTTGAGAACCTGCCAAGGTCATCCGAACGTGGTGAAGCTGATCGAGGTCCACCAGGACAGGGCGCACACTTACCTGGTGATGGAGCTGTTGTCGGGCGGCGAGTTGCTGCGCAGGCCGCGACCCTTCACCGAGCAGCAGGCCAGCAGAATTATGCGCCATTTGGCGTCCGCCGTGCGGTTCATGCACTTGCGCGGCGTGGTGCACAGAGACCTCAAGCCGGAGAACATAGTGTTCACCAACGACGGCGAGGACTCCTCGGTGAAGATCGTGGACTTTGGATTCGCCAGGGTGAAACGTAACTGCGAGCCTCTGCACACGCCCTGCTTCACGCTGCCGTACGCGGCGCCCGAAGTGGTGGCCAGGCAGGGTTACGACCAGAGCTGCGACCTCTGGAGCCTCGGGGCTATCCTCTACTCCATGCTCTCGGGGAAACCCCTGTTCAGAACCGGCTCCCCGGACCTGGCCACCAGGATCAGAGCAGGGGAGATCGACTTCGACGGCGAGGCGTGGAGCCACGTGTCCAGCCTCGCCAAGCAGGTCGCCAAGGGTCTGCTGACCGTCGACCCTACCAAAAGACTGACAGCGAGCGGGCTAGCCAATCACGCGTGGCTAGCCGAATCCAGTACTTCCATTGACGTAATCACGTTGGACGTCAACACGACGGCCAGCTTCCTGGAGAAGCCGGAGGGCTTCAGGCTGCGCGAGGTGGACGGCGCGCGGCTGGCTCAGAGGAGGAAGCTCCACAAACGTTCCACTTCCAGTTCCGTGTCGTCCTCCGCGTCCACCGCGTCCTCCAGTCCCTCCGTGTTGCTCCTACGACCGCCTAGCGCAGCGACGAACCCCGCCACCTCCGCCTCGCCGGCCCAGCCAAGCGCCTTCGACTTCGGCGAGGACAAGGTGAACGAATACCTCAGCTCCCTGTCGTCCTCCTCGGACTCGAACTCGCCGAGGATCATGCAGGAGACCCCTAAAAAGCGGCGCAAGCGCGACGAAGACGACACCGATTCCCAAACCAAGCGTCACAAGAGGAACCTGGACAGCGGTGTTCACAAGAGTAGAACGGGACCTGTGACCAGGGCCAGGAAGCGGAAACTGGAGGAGCAGACCGGGAATAGCGAGGATGGCTCGACAGAGTCGAGCGGCACGTCGTGTAGCGACTCCAGGGACCTTCACCGAAAACAGAAGGCTGGAAAGCGGCCCAAACGACTCGCCACTATCATCGTGGAGTAG
- the LOC128879313 gene encoding UPF0488 protein CG14286, whose product MPPKPKTNVKKGISRNKNTEPPNAVNPSCSNAETASGLSQEAEDQFELELCWCIQQLQVYLATGKLSEKQARDLTKNVSVLRSSTAPLIKKRQIMRTTLGNYREKMLLDEQKHSKSASSMKFIPGPTQNKKCVFVRKAACKLPSEKQHSHIDTVLFNSNSSVTSVDMDNAQTVFKFNFQLAE is encoded by the exons atgccTCCGAAGCCTAAAACG AACGTCAAAAAAGGGATTTCtaggaataaaaatacagaaccTCCCAATGCAGTGAACCCTTCATGTTCAAATGCAGAAACTGCAAGTGGTCTAAGCCAGGAAGCCGAGGACCAATTTGAGTTAGAATTATGTTGGTGCATCCAACAATTACAAGTGTATCTAGCTACTGGGAAACTTTCAGAGAAGCAGGCGCGTGATTTGACTAAAAACGTAAGTGTTTTAAGAAGTTCCACCGCACCTCTGATCAAAAAGAGGCAAATAATGCGGACTACCTTAGGGAATTACAGAGAGAAAATGTTGCTGGACGAGCAGAAACACAGCAAATCCGCGTCCTCTATGAAATTTATACCTGGTCCTACACAGAATAAGAAGTGTGTGTTTGTAAGGAAGGCTGCGTGTAAATTACCAAGCGAGAAACAGCACTCGCATATAGATACGGTACTCTTTAATTCAAACTCATCCGTAACTTCTGTCGATATGGATAATGCACAGACTGTCTTTAAGTTTAACTTTCAACTTGCAGAATAA